GCAGAGCGAAGGGACGCTGGCCCTGTACGCGCAGGCGCGCGACATCGCCCTGGAGCTGGGCTTCGACCTGCCCAGCGCCGTCGTGGGTGGCGGCAGCGACGGAAACTTCACCGCGCCGATCATCCCTACCCTGGACGGCCTGGGCGCCCCCGGCGACGGAGCGCACGCCGCGCACGAGCACGTCCGCCTGGACCGCTGGCCCGACCACGTGCGCCTGCTGACCCGCCTGCTGCGCGAAGTCTGAACGTCCGTCCGGTTCGTTGACGACCCGGTGCCCGTCCGGTCATACGGATTCCGTTTGTTTCGCCGACACTCCGGAACTTCACCGGATTGCCAGCTCCACGTCCGGAACCCGTTTCTCTCCTTCTCGCTTCGCTCGGATTGAATGGGCTTTGCAGCCCATTCAATCGGAGTCCGTATCAGTGAATCAGGCGGCCCGGCTGCGGCGTTTCGGCAGGCTGGGCGGGCTGCTGGAGCAGGCGTTCGGTCAGTTCGGTGCTGTTCATGGGCAGGGCCAGACCGTACCCCTGTCCCAGCTGGCAGCGCAGCGTCCGGACGGCGCTCAGGTGTGCGGGCGTCTCGATGCCCTCGGCGGTCACGTCGGCACCCAGGTTGCGGGCGATGCCGGTCACGGCCTGCGTGAGGGCCTGCGCGAACTGCGCGGCGGCCGGGTCGGTCAGGTCGGCCGTGATGGAACGGTCGAGTTTCACGCCGGTGATCGGCAGGGTCCGCAGGCGCATCAGGTTCGAGTACCCGGACCCGAAATCGTCGATGCTGATCTGCACGCCCATCTCGCGCAGTTCATGCAGGGTGCGGGCGGTGCGGGCGTCCTCGTACAGCACGGCGGTTTCCGTCAGTTCCAGTTCCAGGCGGGCCGGGGGCAGGCCGCTGCGGGTCAGGGCGGCCTGCACGGTCGCGCGGAACTCGAACTGCAGCAGCTGTACGGCGCTGACGTTCACGCTGATGGTCAGGTCCGGCCAGGCCAGCGCGGCGCGGCACGCCTCGTTCAGGACCCAGGTGCCGATGGGCGTGATCAGGCCGCTGCGCTCGGCGACCGGAATGAACTCGGCCGGTGATACGCGGCCCAGGGTGGGGTGCGTCCAGCGCAGCAGCGCCTCGGCCTTCACGATCCGGTGGTCCGCCAGTCGGTACACCGGCTGGAATACCAGCGTCAGCTCCTGGCGGGGCAGGGCGCCGCCCAGTTCCCGCGCCAGCAGTTGCGAACGTTCGGTCAGGGCGTCCTGTTCCGGGTGGTAGCGGCGCAGGCGGCGGCGTCCGGCGCGTTTCACGGCGAACAGGGCGCTGTCGGCGTGCCGCAGCAGTTCGTCCGGGTCGCTGGAATCGTGTGGGTACAGGGTCAGGCCGATGCTCAGGGTGGTTTCCACGCCCACCTGCGCGCTCGGTTCGATGGCCGCCTCGTGCAGGAGCGTCTGCCCGGTCCAGTCCGCCTGTTCGGGCGTCACGCCGGGCAGCAGGACCACGAACTCGTCGCCGCTCAGGCGGTACACCTGGGCGTCCGGGCCGCTCAGGCGTTCCAGTTCGCGCGCCAGGATGCACAGCAGCGTGTCGCCCGCCGGGTGTCCCAGCGTGGCGTTCACGATCTTGAAGCCGTCCACGTCCACGTGCAGCAGCGCGAACGACGCCGAGCCGGGCTGCGTCATGCGGCGCAGGTCCTCCTGCAGGCGCGTCCGGCCCGGCAGGCCGGTCAGCAGGTCGGTGCTGCTGAGGGCGCGCAGGGCGTTCTGCTCGCCGCGCCGCTGCCCCAGGTCCTCGTGCCGCTGCATGAACAGCGACGTGAGGTGCAGCGTCACGGCGGCCGAGAGGTTCAGGTGCAGCAGCGCCCGGATCACGTCCGGTTGCAGCGGCTCTCCGCGCAGCAGCGGCGCGAGCAGGATCACGCCGCTCAGGGTGGCGACGCCGGCCAGCAGGGCGTTCAGGACGTTGATCATGGACCGGGGCGTGTCGGCCACCAGCCGCCACAGGAACAGCGTGGGGAGCCACACCATCGTCTCGATCAGTTCCGGCACCAGCACCGCCGGCTCGTGGACCACGGCTGCCAGCAGCGCCAGTTTCACGGTCAGAAACGCGGCGCAGCTGAGCAGCAGCGTCAGCGCCAGCGTGGTCTGGGTGGCCCAGCGGCGCGCGGTGGCCAGCCAGATTCCGCTGAGCAGGGTCAGGAGCATCAGGTTCAGCGGCAGGTCGTAGGTCCGGTCCCAGGCGTCCTGCCGGGAGAACACCTGCAACGCCCCGATGAACAGCACGAGGACCGGCAGGACCACCAGCATCGACAGCCGCCAGGTCTCTGGCAGCGGCGCGGCAGGGGAGGGGGCGGTGCGGCGCATATGGGTTCAGTGTATGAACCGTTTCCACACAGTTTTCATACGAACCGGCCGGATCAACGCCCGCCGGGGAGGCTGCCCCGGCAACCGATATGCTGCGGGAACGATGTTCAACCTGTTCAGCAAGAAGCCGCCCGCCAACCCGCACGTCAAGCAGGACGACCCGCAGACGTTCCGCGTGCGCGTCCGCACCCGCCCGCACGCCGAGGTCGTCGAGTTCCGCTTCACCAAGGGCGCCCACATCGGCATCGACGACGACGGCACGTACCTGTTCCGCAAACCGGTCGTCAGCCCGCAGCACTTCGACCGGGGCGAACTGCTCGTGCGCTTCGACCGCCACTACCGCGTCACCGCCACCGACGGCGAGAACGTGGACTTCATTCCCGTCAGCGACTGGGAATAGGGACGCGGGAGGCTGTTCCCGCCTCTCACGCCCTCTTCCCGCGCCGCTCACCTCACCTCGTGGAAGGTCTCCTGGGTCACGCGGTCCGGGTACTTGCGGATGAAATCCACGGTGCTCAGCGCCTGCGTGCGGTGGCAGGCGATGGCCTGCAGTTTGCGCACGATGAAGCGCGTCACGTCATGGCGGACGTTCGGCGGCAGCCACTCGGCCCGCAGCGCCTCGTTCTCCGGCGGCACGTCGCTGGCGTAGTACCACAGGCGGGGCCGCTCGCCGGGCGGCAGGGCGTCCCAGGCGGCCTTCACGGCGCGGTGCGTGGTCACGTGGTCCGGGTGGCCGTTACTGCCGTTCGGCGGGAAGGTCAGCACGATCTCCGGGCGCAGGCGGGTCATGGCCTCGCTCGCCACTTCCACCAGGGCTTCCAGCGGCTCGTCTTTCAGGTACTTGTCCGGAAAGCGGTGATGTTCGAACACGCTGCCGCCCGCCACCGCTTCGGGGGTGGTCAGGCCGATCACGTCCAGGCACGCGGCGAGTTCCACTTCCCGCATCCGCGCGAGTTCCTGCGGCGTGTCGCACAGGCCCAGCGTGCGGCCCGCCTCGCCGCGCGTCAGCGTCACCAGCCCGCAGGCCTCCCCGGCTTCCAGGTGGCCCATCAGCGTCCCCGAAGCGCCGTACACCTCGTCGTCCGGGTGCGGCACGATCAGCAGCAGTTTCATGCGGACTCCGTCTGCTGCGTGGTCAGATCGGAAGGACGCCGCTCTGCCCACTCCGCGCCCGGAGCCCACTCTTCTCCCACTCGCATCCGCTCGGATGGAATGGCCTTGACCAGCCATTCCACCGGAGTCCTGTTCAGTTCCTTGCTCATCCGCCCAGCATAGGCCCGCATGCGCGTCACCGCGTGGGGCACGCCGCCGGGGCCGCGTAGGCGTGCTGGCAGATGCGGCCCCGGCCGGGCGACCCGCATGATGGACGCATGACTGCCCTGCCCACCTTCACGCTGCGCGAGCCGCGCAAACCCGACGATTTCGCCCAGATCGCGGCCCTGCTGAGCGCCGCCGACCCCGACTGGCCGGTCACGCCGGACCTGCTGGCCGTCTGGGACGCCGCGCACGACCCGGCGCTGTACCGCCTTGAACTGGTGGCCGAACAGTCGGGGCGGATCGTGGGCGTGGGCCACGTGGGTCACGACGACTTCGCGTTCGAGGAGTGGCGGTACTTCGGCGGCGTGACCGTGCATCCGGACGCGCGGCGGCGTGGCGTCGGGTCGGCGCTGTACGGCGCGCTGATGGACCGGGCGCGGGAACGGGGCGCGCAGGACATCCGCACCATGCTCAGCGACCAGGACCGCGACGCGCCGGGCCGGGCGTTCCTGGCCGCGCGGGGCTTCACGCGCACCTGGGACCGCTTCGAGTCCCGCCTGAACATCGCCGGGGCCGACCTGGACGCCTTCGACGACCTGATGGACGCCGTGGCGGCAGGCGGCGTGCAGCTGCGCTCCGTCGCGGACCTCGCCGGTGACCCCGAACGTGACCGCCGCCTGTGGGAACTCGACTGGCAACTGTTCCAGGACGTGCCGATGGGACAGACCCTGACCCGGCGGCCCCTGGACGCGTGGCTGAAACAGGAACTGCACGACCCGACCTTCAGCCACGAGCTGTCCTTCGTGGCGGTACGCCCGGAACTGAACGACCCCCTGACCGGCCCGTACGTGGGCTACAGCACCCTGATGAGCAACCCGGCGGGCTTCTACGTGATCGGCATGACCGGCGTGCGCCGCGAGGAGCGGGGGCGCGGCGTGGCCAAAGCCCTGAAGGTCGCCGCGATGCGCGCCCTGGTCGCCGCCGGGGGCGGCGAGATCCGCACCTTCAACGACCCGCCCAACCGGGCCATGCTGAACATGAACCGGGCGCTGGGGTTCCAGCGCGGCCCCACCCACAGCCGCTACGAACTGCACCTGGACCCCGTGACCGGCGAGCGCCGCCCCATCGCAGCGCTTCAGGACCCCGCATGACCGCGCCCTTCACGCTGCGCCCCGCCACGGACGCCGACCACGCCGCGCTGGCCGACCTGATGACAGCCGTGAATCCCCGCCACCCCCTGAGCGCGGCCGCGCTCGACCACCACCTGGACACCCTGCGCGGGCACCCGCTGGGCCTGCACGTGGCCCTCTGGACCGCCGAAACCACCCGCGACGGCCAGCCGGCGCTGCTGGGCGTGGCGTCCGTCATGCAGTTCGCGGGCATGTACCACCCGGACCGCTACCACGCCGAGGTGGGCGTGCACCCCGCCGCGCGCGGGCAGGGCGTCGGGCGGGCGCTGGCCGCCACGCTGGAAGACCACCTGCGCGGGCGAGGCGCACGCGAGGTCCTGGCCGGCGCGTACGAGGACGACCCGGACTCGCTGGCGTTCCTGAACCGCCGGGACTTCCGGGAAGTCATGCGCTTTTTCGACAACGTCCTGACCCTCGCGGACTTCGACCCGGACGCCTGGGCCGCCCAGCGCGCCCTGCCGGCCGGGGTGCGGGCCGTCACGTACGCCGACCTGTGCGCCCAGCTGGGCGAGGACGCCGCCCGTGACGCGTACTACCGGGGGTTCCAGCAGGCGCGGGCCGACGTGCCCCGCACCGCCCCCGCCACGCCCGTCACGCCCGAGGACTTCCGCCAGCGCCTGCAGGCCCCGCATTTCCTGCCGGGCGGCGTGCTGCTGGCCGTCACCGAAGGCGGCGAGGTCGCGGCGCTGTCCGAACTGGAACTCGAGGACGGCGACCCGCACCGCCTGAACACCGGCCTGACCGGCACCGCCCGCGCCTGGCGGCGGCAGGGGCTGGCGCTGGCGCTGAAACTCCGCGCCCTGGACCTCGCCCGCGACCTGGGTGCCCGCGAGGTCTGGACCGGGAACGCCACCACCAACGCCCCCATGCTGGCCCTGAACGAGCGCCTGGGCTTCCGGCCGCGCGTCGCGTGGGTCGAGATGCAGCGCGGCCGGGTGGACGGATGACCACCGTGACCCCCATCGCCGGGCACGAGTGGGACGCGGCGGCCGCCATCCTGACCAGCGCGAATCCGCACGACCCCCTGACCGGCGAGGAGTACCGCCACCAGATGCGCGATCAGCAGGACTGGGGGCACGGCTGGGCCGTCCTGGTGGCCCGCGACGCCACAGGGGTGGTGGGCGTCGCCGGGTACCACCAGAACCCCGGCGCGTTCCACCCGCACCGCTACGACCTGGACCTTGCCGTCGCGCCGGACGCCCAGGGACGTGGGGTCGGCGCGGCCCTCTGGGACACCCTGGCCGCCGACCTGCGCGCCCGGCACGCCGAATCTGCCCGCATCCTGGCCCGCGAGGACCACCCGGTCGCGCCGGACTTCCTGACCCGCCGGGGCTTTACGGGTAGCAAGCGGTACTTCATGTCCACCCTGCACGTCCCGGACTTCGACCCTGCCCCGTACGCCGCGCTGGAAGATCGCGTGCAGGCGCGCGGCGTCCGCATCCGCAGCCTGGCCGACCTGCGCGCGGCGGGCACTCCGGACCTCGTGGGCCGCCTGCACGCCCTGATGAACGACGTGCGGCAGGACGTGCCCCGCGCCGAACCCGCCACGCCCCTGACCCGGCAGGTGTTCGAGGACGCCATCCTCGGCGAGCCCGGCCTGCTCCCCGACGCGTACCTGATCGCCGAGGCCGGCGGGCAGTGGATCGGTCAGACGGTCCTGTTCCGCAGCGACGCCAGCCCCGACCTCCTGACTGGCCTGACCGGCGTGACCCGCCCCTGGCGCGGCCAGGGCGTCGCCACCGCCCTGAAACTCGCCGCGATCCGCGCCGCCCGCACCCTGGGCGCCCCCACCATCCGCACCGACAACGCCAGCGATAACGCCCCCATGCTCGCCATCAACGACCGCCTGGACTTCGTGCGCGACCCCGCCAGCGTGTCCTACGTGATCCGCTTCGGGTGAAGCAGGGGAGTGGGCAGTGGGTGGTCTTGACATGGGCGGGCAGGCCGCGCACACGCTGCCATCTGCCATCTGCCATCTGCCATCCGCCATCCGCCATCCGCGTAAGCTGTGTCCGTGCTGCTGAGTATCGACTGGGACGCTTTCTCGGGAACGCGGGAACTGGTGTTCGACGCGCCCATCTGGGGCACCCGTGACCGCGAGGAGGACCGCCTGGACGCCTGGACTGCGCGTGCCCGCAGACGCGGCGGCACCTGGGCGGCGCTGGACGCCGACTTTCCGCTGTATCCCGGCTGGGAGGCCCTGCGCGCCTACGCGGGCGTGCCGGCCTTCGTGACGCTCAGCCACGCGGACGCCTGGACGTGGCTGGAAACGCACCCCGGCCTGGACGTGCTGAACGTCGATTCCCACCACGACCTGGGCAGCCGCAGCGGTGACCCCGCGCGGGTGCGGCCCGGCAACTGGGCGGGCCTGGGACTGGCGCGTGGACTGATCGG
The DNA window shown above is from Deinococcus sp. LM3 and carries:
- a CDS encoding bifunctional diguanylate cyclase/phosphodiesterase, producing MRRTAPSPAAPLPETWRLSMLVVLPVLVLFIGALQVFSRQDAWDRTYDLPLNLMLLTLLSGIWLATARRWATQTTLALTLLLSCAAFLTVKLALLAAVVHEPAVLVPELIETMVWLPTLFLWRLVADTPRSMINVLNALLAGVATLSGVILLAPLLRGEPLQPDVIRALLHLNLSAAVTLHLTSLFMQRHEDLGQRRGEQNALRALSSTDLLTGLPGRTRLQEDLRRMTQPGSASFALLHVDVDGFKIVNATLGHPAGDTLLCILARELERLSGPDAQVYRLSGDEFVVLLPGVTPEQADWTGQTLLHEAAIEPSAQVGVETTLSIGLTLYPHDSSDPDELLRHADSALFAVKRAGRRRLRRYHPEQDALTERSQLLARELGGALPRQELTLVFQPVYRLADHRIVKAEALLRWTHPTLGRVSPAEFIPVAERSGLITPIGTWVLNEACRAALAWPDLTISVNVSAVQLLQFEFRATVQAALTRSGLPPARLELELTETAVLYEDARTARTLHELREMGVQISIDDFGSGYSNLMRLRTLPITGVKLDRSITADLTDPAAAQFAQALTQAVTGIARNLGADVTAEGIETPAHLSAVRTLRCQLGQGYGLALPMNSTELTERLLQQPAQPAETPQPGRLIH
- a CDS encoding PIG-L deacetylase family protein produces the protein MKLLLIVPHPDDEVYGASGTLMGHLEAGEACGLVTLTRGEAGRTLGLCDTPQELARMREVELAACLDVIGLTTPEAVAGGSVFEHHRFPDKYLKDEPLEALVEVASEAMTRLRPEIVLTFPPNGSNGHPDHVTTHRAVKAAWDALPPGERPRLWYYASDVPPENEALRAEWLPPNVRHDVTRFIVRKLQAIACHRTQALSTVDFIRKYPDRVTQETFHEVR
- a CDS encoding GNAT family N-acetyltransferase — its product is MTALPTFTLREPRKPDDFAQIAALLSAADPDWPVTPDLLAVWDAAHDPALYRLELVAEQSGRIVGVGHVGHDDFAFEEWRYFGGVTVHPDARRRGVGSALYGALMDRARERGAQDIRTMLSDQDRDAPGRAFLAARGFTRTWDRFESRLNIAGADLDAFDDLMDAVAAGGVQLRSVADLAGDPERDRRLWELDWQLFQDVPMGQTLTRRPLDAWLKQELHDPTFSHELSFVAVRPELNDPLTGPYVGYSTLMSNPAGFYVIGMTGVRREERGRGVAKALKVAAMRALVAAGGGEIRTFNDPPNRAMLNMNRALGFQRGPTHSRYELHLDPVTGERRPIAALQDPA
- a CDS encoding GNAT family N-acetyltransferase, which translates into the protein MTAPFTLRPATDADHAALADLMTAVNPRHPLSAAALDHHLDTLRGHPLGLHVALWTAETTRDGQPALLGVASVMQFAGMYHPDRYHAEVGVHPAARGQGVGRALAATLEDHLRGRGAREVLAGAYEDDPDSLAFLNRRDFREVMRFFDNVLTLADFDPDAWAAQRALPAGVRAVTYADLCAQLGEDAARDAYYRGFQQARADVPRTAPATPVTPEDFRQRLQAPHFLPGGVLLAVTEGGEVAALSELELEDGDPHRLNTGLTGTARAWRRQGLALALKLRALDLARDLGAREVWTGNATTNAPMLALNERLGFRPRVAWVEMQRGRVDG
- a CDS encoding GNAT family N-acetyltransferase, translated to MTTVTPIAGHEWDAAAAILTSANPHDPLTGEEYRHQMRDQQDWGHGWAVLVARDATGVVGVAGYHQNPGAFHPHRYDLDLAVAPDAQGRGVGAALWDTLAADLRARHAESARILAREDHPVAPDFLTRRGFTGSKRYFMSTLHVPDFDPAPYAALEDRVQARGVRIRSLADLRAAGTPDLVGRLHALMNDVRQDVPRAEPATPLTRQVFEDAILGEPGLLPDAYLIAEAGGQWIGQTVLFRSDASPDLLTGLTGVTRPWRGQGVATALKLAAIRAARTLGAPTIRTDNASDNAPMLAINDRLDFVRDPASVSYVIRFG
- a CDS encoding arginase, with the translated sequence MLLSIDWDAFSGTRELVFDAPIWGTRDREEDRLDAWTARARRRGGTWAALDADFPLYPGWEALRAYAGVPAFVTLSHADAWTWLETHPGLDVLNVDSHHDLGSRSGDPARVRPGNWAGLGLARGLIGHVTTLYPDWHADLPVAEGHDLDRTRGEIRDLLPPALLDRVTLTRQARPGAGLPDPARVTSLLLVQSPAWTNPAHDAAFLSLAADLRAAPIVPPLARP